The following proteins are encoded in a genomic region of Chryseobacterium cucumeris:
- a CDS encoding anion permease: MKEINIKNVAITFVVALIIWFIPAPEGVAENAWHLFAIFAATILGIILKAAPMGTMCMMAIGFTALTQVVAPGDAGKSITKALSGFGDKVIWLIGISFFIARGFIKTGLGNRIAFLFIRVFGKSSLGLAYGLGLADVCLAPAIPSNTARGGGIIYPIMKSMAISFDSVPEKPETHRKLGSFLTLNSYYMNLIASSMFLTGTASNPMCQKFAANLGIDITWMSWAAAGFIPGAVAFFIVPLVLYKLYPPELKKTGDAPKMAAQKLKEMGPISRNEWLMLLAFFILLALWIFGGALSIDATTTAFIGLTLLLLTSVLTWEDVKGEKGAWDTIVWFAVLVMMASSLNELGFIGWFSNLIKVQIGGLSWQVAFPVIIVVYFFSHYIFASATAHVAAMYAALLGVGVSLGIPPMLLAMMLGFMGSIYGVLTHYGHGPAPVFFGSGYVDLKAWWLRGLEIGIVLLIIYMVVGGLWMKVLGYY; encoded by the coding sequence ATGAAAGAAATTAATATTAAAAACGTAGCGATCACATTTGTTGTTGCGTTGATCATATGGTTCATTCCTGCTCCGGAAGGTGTTGCAGAGAATGCCTGGCATCTGTTTGCCATCTTTGCGGCAACCATTTTAGGAATCATTCTTAAGGCAGCACCAATGGGAACTATGTGTATGATGGCCATTGGATTTACAGCCCTTACGCAGGTAGTTGCTCCGGGAGATGCAGGGAAATCTATTACCAAAGCGCTTTCCGGTTTTGGAGATAAAGTAATCTGGCTGATCGGGATTTCATTCTTTATTGCCAGAGGATTTATCAAAACAGGACTTGGAAACCGTATCGCCTTTTTATTCATCAGAGTTTTTGGGAAAAGCTCACTGGGATTGGCTTACGGGTTAGGACTTGCCGATGTTTGTCTTGCTCCTGCTATTCCTAGTAACACTGCAAGAGGAGGTGGAATTATCTACCCGATCATGAAGTCTATGGCCATAAGCTTTGATTCTGTTCCTGAAAAGCCGGAAACCCATAGAAAGCTAGGGTCATTCCTGACTTTGAACAGTTATTACATGAACCTGATCGCTTCTTCTATGTTCCTTACCGGGACAGCCAGTAACCCGATGTGTCAGAAGTTTGCAGCCAACCTTGGTATTGATATTACCTGGATGTCATGGGCAGCAGCAGGTTTTATTCCGGGTGCAGTAGCATTCTTTATCGTTCCTTTGGTATTGTATAAATTATATCCGCCTGAATTGAAAAAAACGGGTGATGCTCCTAAAATGGCAGCTCAGAAATTAAAAGAAATGGGGCCTATCTCAAGAAATGAATGGCTGATGCTGCTGGCATTCTTCATTCTGTTAGCCCTTTGGATATTTGGAGGAGCACTTTCTATTGATGCTACTACTACAGCCTTTATCGGATTAACATTATTACTACTAACCTCAGTATTAACCTGGGAAGATGTAAAAGGTGAAAAAGGAGCTTGGGATACGATCGTTTGGTTCGCCGTACTGGTGATGATGGCAAGTTCTTTAAATGAATTAGGTTTCATTGGATGGTTCAGTAATCTTATCAAAGTACAGATTGGAGGTTTGAGCTGGCAGGTAGCTTTCCCGGTTATTATTGTAGTATATTTCTTCAGTCACTATATTTTTGCCAGTGCTACTGCTCACGTAGCGGCTATGTATGCTGCCTTGCTGGGTGTGGGTGTTTCTTTAGGAATCCCACCAATGTTACTCGCAATGATGCTTGGTTTCATGGGTTCAATTTACGGGGTACTTACTCATTACGGCCACGGTCCTGCACCGGTATTCTTCGGAAGCGGATATGTCGACCTGAAAGCCTGGTGGCTCAGAGGTCTTGAAATTGGAATCGTTCTATTGATCATTTATATGGTTGTAGGAGGATTGTGGATGAAAGTCTTAGGATATTATTAA
- a CDS encoding succinate dehydrogenase/fumarate reductase iron-sulfur subunit — MDLHLKIWRQKDRKSEGKLVGYDLKGLNPHMSFLEMLDTLNEKLIIEGDEPVEFDHDCREGICGQCGMMINGIAHGPLKNTTTCQLHLRSFKDGETILIEPFRAEAFPVKKDLKVDRSAFDRIISSGGFVSVNTGQAPDATAIPVTHQTAEEAFDSAACIGCGACVATCKNGSAALFTSAKITHMALLPQGKEERSKRVLDMVAQMDTELFGHCSNTEACEVECPQGISVLNIARMNFEYNRALFFRKKN, encoded by the coding sequence ATGGATTTACATCTTAAGATATGGAGACAGAAAGACAGAAAAAGTGAAGGAAAACTGGTAGGTTACGACCTGAAAGGATTGAATCCACACATGTCTTTCTTAGAAATGCTGGACACTTTAAATGAAAAACTGATTATTGAGGGTGATGAACCTGTTGAGTTTGATCATGACTGTCGTGAAGGGATCTGCGGACAATGTGGAATGATGATTAATGGTATTGCCCATGGTCCTTTGAAAAATACAACCACCTGCCAGCTTCATTTAAGATCCTTTAAAGATGGGGAAACGATTCTGATAGAGCCATTCAGAGCTGAAGCATTTCCGGTGAAGAAAGATTTAAAAGTAGACCGTTCTGCTTTTGACAGAATTATATCTTCAGGAGGTTTTGTATCTGTGAATACAGGCCAGGCTCCTGATGCCACAGCAATTCCGGTGACTCACCAGACGGCTGAGGAAGCTTTTGATTCTGCTGCGTGTATCGGATGTGGAGCGTGTGTTGCCACTTGTAAAAATGGAAGTGCAGCTTTATTTACCTCTGCAAAAATCACTCATATGGCGCTTCTTCCTCAAGGGAAAGAAGAACGAAGCAAAAGAGTGCTGGATATGGTAGCCCAAATGGATACGGAATTATTCGGGCACTGCTCCAATACAGAAGCCTGTGAAGTAGAATGTCCTCAGGGAATTTCTGTCCTGAATATTGCCAGAATGAATTTTGAATACAACAGAGCTTTGTTTTTCAGAAAGAAAAATTAA
- a CDS encoding fumarate reductase/succinate dehydrogenase flavoprotein subunit, producing MILDSKIPQGPLEHKWENYKKKAKLVNPANRKKLDVIVVGTGLAGSSIAASLGEMGYNVKSFCFQDSPRRAHSVAAQGGVNAAKNYKNDGDSVYRMFVDTLKGGDFRAREANVYRMAECSLNLIDQAVAQGVPFGREYGGYLNNRSFGGVQVSRTFYARGQTGQQLLLGAYQALMRQVGKGSVQLFSRHEMLDLVTVDGKARGIIVRNLDTGDIERHAAHAVILATGGYGKIYYLSTLAMGCNGSAIWRAHKKGALMASPSWIQVHPTSLPQSGDYQSKLTLMSESLRNDGRIWVPLKEGETRPPNDIPENERDYYLERRYPAFGNLAPRDISSRAAKERIDAGFGIGPLKNAVYLDFSKAIQEQGKDKIKEKYGNLFDMYLKITGYDAYKEPMMISPSAHFSMGGLWVDYELMTTVPGLFALGEANFADHGANRLGANSLLQASVDGYFIAPYTIANYLADEIHTGKISPDTPEFEQAEKAVKDQINDFINIKGTKTVDYFHKTLGKLLYDYCGLARNEEGLKYAIQEIRKLKQEFYKDVRVSGQGDKMNTELEKAGRVADYFEIGELMCYDALTRNESCGAHFREEFQTPDGEAMRNDAEYQFISAWAWKGENGEPELIKEPLIFEEIQPTVRSYK from the coding sequence ATGATTTTAGATTCAAAAATACCACAAGGCCCATTGGAACATAAATGGGAAAATTATAAAAAGAAAGCAAAACTCGTAAACCCTGCCAACCGTAAAAAACTGGATGTGATTGTTGTAGGAACAGGATTGGCGGGAAGTTCAATCGCAGCTTCTTTAGGGGAAATGGGATATAATGTCAAATCATTCTGTTTTCAGGACAGCCCGAGAAGAGCACACTCTGTGGCAGCACAGGGAGGTGTGAATGCCGCCAAAAACTATAAAAATGATGGTGATAGTGTCTACAGAATGTTTGTAGATACCTTAAAAGGAGGAGACTTCAGAGCCCGTGAAGCCAATGTCTACAGAATGGCAGAATGTTCTTTGAACCTCATCGACCAGGCTGTTGCACAAGGTGTACCTTTTGGGCGAGAATATGGCGGATATCTGAACAACCGATCCTTCGGAGGAGTTCAGGTAAGCCGTACTTTCTATGCGCGAGGACAAACGGGGCAGCAGCTTCTTCTGGGAGCTTATCAGGCTTTAATGCGACAGGTTGGAAAAGGTTCCGTGCAATTATTTTCAAGACATGAAATGCTGGATCTGGTTACTGTTGATGGGAAAGCCAGAGGAATTATCGTAAGGAATTTAGACACAGGAGATATTGAAAGACATGCAGCACACGCTGTAATATTGGCAACCGGAGGTTACGGAAAAATTTATTATCTGTCAACCCTTGCCATGGGATGTAACGGTTCTGCCATCTGGAGAGCCCATAAAAAAGGAGCTTTAATGGCTTCCCCAAGCTGGATTCAGGTACACCCTACTTCCCTTCCACAATCCGGAGATTATCAGTCTAAACTGACCTTAATGTCTGAATCATTACGTAATGACGGCCGAATCTGGGTACCATTAAAGGAAGGTGAAACCAGACCTCCCAATGACATTCCTGAAAATGAAAGGGATTATTATCTTGAAAGAAGATATCCGGCTTTCGGAAACCTTGCTCCAAGAGATATTTCTTCCCGTGCAGCCAAGGAAAGAATTGATGCCGGTTTCGGAATCGGGCCTTTGAAAAACGCCGTTTATCTTGATTTTTCAAAAGCAATACAGGAACAGGGAAAAGATAAGATCAAAGAAAAATATGGAAATTTATTCGATATGTATCTGAAAATAACAGGATATGATGCGTATAAAGAACCCATGATGATCTCTCCTTCTGCCCACTTTTCAATGGGTGGACTTTGGGTAGATTATGAACTGATGACTACTGTTCCCGGACTGTTTGCGTTGGGTGAAGCTAATTTTGCCGATCACGGAGCCAACAGATTAGGAGCCAACTCTCTTTTACAGGCGTCTGTAGACGGATATTTCATTGCGCCTTACACGATTGCCAATTATCTGGCAGATGAAATTCACACCGGAAAAATTTCACCGGATACTCCTGAATTTGAACAGGCTGAAAAGGCCGTTAAAGATCAGATCAACGATTTTATCAATATTAAAGGAACCAAAACCGTTGATTACTTCCACAAAACTTTAGGAAAGCTCCTCTATGATTATTGCGGACTGGCAAGAAATGAAGAAGGGTTGAAATACGCCATTCAGGAAATCCGAAAACTGAAACAGGAATTTTACAAAGACGTAAGGGTTTCCGGACAGGGAGATAAAATGAATACCGAACTGGAAAAAGCAGGCCGTGTAGCCGATTATTTCGAAATCGGAGAACTGATGTGCTATGATGCATTAACCCGTAACGAATCCTGCGGTGCTCACTTCAGAGAAGAATTTCAGACCCCGGACGGGGAAGCCATGAGAAATGATGCGGAATACCAATTTATTTCTGCCTGGGCCTGGAAAGGTGAAAATGGTGAACCTGAATTGATTAAGGAACCTTTAATCTTTGAAGAAATTCAGCCAACGGTAAGAAGTTACAAATAA
- a CDS encoding cyclase family protein, whose amino-acid sequence MKTTLVDLTKPIQYNAGDPWFMRVKIKHKAHRKSHWLIRLALRLPSRLFPKNWIGWADDTIKNMGLHATTHIDAPWHYGPVVEGKPAKTIDQIPLEWCYGDGIVIDCTHKEDFVAITVEDLKKDLDKNGITIQEGNIVLIRTDRDKMMGTPDFVEKGTGMSKEATEWLIDQGVKVMGIDQWGWDLPLKYMAQKAKEMNDPEFFWEGHRVGIEKEYLHIEQLTNLSALPPSGFKICVFPLKIVGGSAAPARVVAMIE is encoded by the coding sequence ATGAAAACAACACTTGTCGATTTAACAAAGCCGATTCAGTATAATGCAGGAGACCCATGGTTCATGAGGGTGAAAATCAAACATAAAGCCCATAGAAAATCGCATTGGTTGATTCGTCTGGCATTGAGGCTTCCGTCAAGGCTTTTTCCTAAAAACTGGATAGGCTGGGCAGATGACACGATCAAAAATATGGGACTTCATGCTACAACACATATTGATGCTCCCTGGCATTATGGCCCTGTAGTAGAAGGAAAGCCTGCTAAAACGATAGACCAGATTCCGCTGGAGTGGTGCTACGGAGACGGAATTGTGATTGATTGTACGCATAAAGAAGATTTTGTTGCTATCACTGTTGAGGATTTGAAAAAAGATCTCGATAAAAACGGAATTACCATTCAGGAAGGAAATATTGTTCTGATCAGAACCGATCGTGATAAAATGATGGGAACTCCGGATTTTGTGGAAAAAGGAACGGGAATGAGTAAAGAAGCTACAGAATGGCTGATTGACCAGGGCGTAAAAGTAATGGGAATCGATCAGTGGGGCTGGGATCTTCCCCTGAAATATATGGCTCAGAAAGCCAAAGAAATGAATGACCCTGAATTCTTCTGGGAAGGTCATCGTGTAGGAATCGAAAAAGAATATTTACACATCGAACAGCTTACAAACCTCAGTGCATTACCTCCATCCGGATTTAAAATCTGTGTATTTCCGTTAAAAATTGTTGGCGGATCTGCAGCTCCGGCGAGAGTGGTGGCCATGATAGAATAA
- a CDS encoding succinate dehydrogenase cytochrome b subunit gives MLSTLSRKMLMCLTGLFLGFFLLIHFLGNLQLFLPQEQAHLQFNAYSHFLSGNIIIKIVSYVLYASIILHAVDGLMITLKNKKSGGGYQTDRRGRASKWASRNMGILGTLILIFLVIHFQNFWYIYKFGNPPLDENGNKDLYILVVNVFKEWWYVIIYVVSMIALCYHLIHGIHSAVRTLGLYHPKFVQWFKTIGIAYSIIICVGFALMPVYVFFTYH, from the coding sequence ATGTTATCAACACTGTCAAGAAAAATGCTGATGTGCCTTACAGGACTCTTTCTGGGATTCTTCCTGTTGATTCATTTCCTTGGAAATCTTCAGCTTTTTCTTCCACAAGAACAAGCGCACCTGCAGTTTAATGCTTATTCGCATTTTTTATCAGGAAATATCATTATCAAAATAGTCTCTTACGTTTTATATGCCAGTATTATTCTGCACGCAGTAGACGGACTGATGATTACTTTAAAAAATAAAAAATCAGGAGGCGGTTATCAAACGGACAGACGTGGAAGAGCTAGCAAGTGGGCTTCCAGAAATATGGGAATCCTGGGAACATTAATTCTGATTTTCCTGGTGATCCATTTCCAGAACTTCTGGTATATCTATAAATTCGGAAATCCTCCTTTGGATGAAAACGGAAATAAAGACCTCTACATTCTGGTAGTGAATGTCTTTAAAGAATGGTGGTACGTTATCATTTATGTTGTATCAATGATCGCTTTGTGCTATCACCTGATTCATGGAATACACAGCGCTGTAAGAACCCTGGGATTATATCATCCTAAGTTTGTACAATGGTTCAAAACTATCGGGATTGCGTATTCAATCATTATCTGTGTAGGTTTTGCATTGATGCCTGTGTATGTATTCTTCACTTATCATTAA